Part of the Propionimicrobium sp. PCR01-08-3 genome, GTCACGGTTCTCTTGTATCTGGCGGACGATGCCCCGCGCGAGATAACCGAGCGCCAAAACCCCGAATCCGACGGCCAGCACGGTCTGCCCGCGGCCGGCGAAGATACTCGCCAGAATGCCCAAGCAGGCAACAGTCATCAGATAGAAGCCCCAGCGCTGGTTCATGCGGTCAGCTCTCCGTTGTAGTGGCGGACAAGTTCGACATTACCCAACACGGAACAATTGTCGACGACCTCGAAACTGAAGCCTGGGAACTGTTGTTCCTTCAGCTTGATGAATGCGGGGGTCGACATGCCGCCGGTCAGTTTGATGACCGAATCCATCGGCACCACTTCGCCGGCGAGCTTCACCACGTCGTACAGCACTGTGTTCATCGATTTCAGCATGGTGGCCAGCATTTCGTCGCGGGTGGCGGCCAGGGTCAGCCCGTGCCAGGCGCCGGTGCGTTTTTCGAGTGACTGCCGGTCACCGGTCAGGTACGGATCGAAGCTGACCTCGCCGTCATCGGCGAACCTGTCGATACACGAGGGCAGATAGTCGGTGTTGAACTGGTCACGGGTCATCTCTTTGCAGAACTGTTCAAAGAACCAGTCGATACCGAACCCGCCGGCGGTGGTGGCATAGATCTGCCAGATACCCGGCAGCGCGGAGTTCCGCAGATAGTAGCCGGGATTGGTGACGGGCTTGTCGATGAGGATCGACACCATGTCCGAGCTGCCGGCAGTGTTCATGATGCGTCCGGCGCGGTCGTTGTGGGCGCCCATCTGGGCCGACGCCATGTCGTTGGTGCCGACCGCCACCGGGATACCCGCCGGTACTCCCAGCCGATCAGCCGATTCCGGCAGCAGTGTGCCCAACAATTCGCCCGGATTACGGATCTCGGGGAACC contains:
- a CDS encoding FGGY family carbohydrate kinase, producing the protein MYYLSIDFGTSAVKMEILDDDLRVLASEKQEYPYILLPGEKVEIDPEVLFEATGQASKRLPAELREQVGVLCYDTFSPSPVFIAEDGTLAYPNIITHMDRRSRSITDVINEVVGKDTYLSIAGIYPFAGGAGIMTVLWMQQNQPEVLERTYRIGHLPTLVHHRLTGEWMVDLVNASMLGLYETTTQGGWSSELLDTFGLKHEWFPEIRNPGELLGTLLPESADRLGVPAGIPVAVGTNDMASAQMGAHNDRAGRIMNTAGSSDMVSILIDKPVTNPGYYLRNSALPGIWQIYATTAGGFGIDWFFEQFCKEMTRDQFNTDYLPSCIDRFADDGEVSFDPYLTGDRQSLEKRTGAWHGLTLAATRDEMLATMLKSMNTVLYDVVKLAGEVVPMDSVIKLTGGMSTPAFIKLKEQQFPGFSFEVVDNCSVLGNVELVRHYNGELTA